ATAATAAGAAGCAAGATTATTAAGCATTCGCCCTCATTTATTGCATGGGATGGGAGACAtacaattttcatttcaaattaaagtGTGAAAATTATAAACTCTAATATTTATTAGTATATCACATAAACACTAAAATGTAGTTATTGATGTTGAAATACTTTGTTATAGTGCATCATcttaaacatgttttttatttttaaaattgtgattaatttttttaaaattatttcttattaaaattcatatttttaatattaaaaacgataaaattatacatttttagTTTCTGGTAACGGACTAAAACATATTACTTAGTTGAGTAAATTACACCGAGGTTTAgtgaaattatacaaaattctcATATTTTTCTAACCTTACTctaatttctttaattgtatGAAAAACTATCATGCATTATACATTAAACTaattctctttaattatttgaaagtaTTACACCATGTCTTATTATAAGAAAAGATTttgtaaatgttaaaaaatagaatttatgcACAATTTCACAAATTCTCGGCTGAGGACTTCGTTacatttaaagttttttatatttctttaagattGTATTTTGTGAAGATGAAATCCAAATTTTTTTCCTCCTCAAACATAGCAAGTATTGTGGTCTAAACTATACCTATTGAATATTTTGAAGATTATTTGTGTCCAAATATTACATGCATCTCATTTATTTCAGCTAAATGAGATGGACTATAATTCAtagcaaagttttttttttttgtaaatttttattgtagGAGCCAAATcaaggaatttttctttttaaaaaaacctcGAAAATGTATAATAAGTTACATCCTTACTACTTACCTGGTAATTTATGGGATCCATAGTTTTAAGGgcttaaaatgtattttacttCTTAGATATcacatttcatattttaattgatatttgaattttacttctttttattcttcacattcaaatattaaataaaataaattataggttCAAATGActaaaatttgtgaaaatatctcGAAATCTTGTTAGAAAGTTAAATGTCTTAATTAAagtggttaaaaaaataatctttgaaTAGAATTAGAGCCCAAACATGCAAtaccaaataaacattaaaccTAACGTTTTCTTTaatccaaaatatatataaaaataaataaatatctgaCGTTTAAACCCCAAAAATGAATAtctaatttataacaaaaatgcGAACATTTGTGAATATTCCTGTGACTCTGTGGATGAATATGCCGACTAAGTTGATATTCAAACGTTTGCAATGTTCAGTGTGCTATCGCTAGCCAGGAAATACTTTGTGGTGATTGTAAGTTGGAACCTTGTAGCTTTGTCCGTTTGTATATTTATCTATGAAGAACTTGGGCTAAACTCGTaccaaaattcattattttaagtAGTATCACAAATATACATCATGTCATGATTATCCAGGCTGGCACCAAATATCCAATCACTAAAAATATAGACTTTaacttgattaaattaaatagaaaataaaaataatttaaacctttctcataaataaattaaaactaatttatatattttagattttaaaaattctttaacCTTTCCATATATAGATtgagataaataaattaattttaacttataaaaaagttaatttattttaaataatatctccgtagttcttttatttcttttatacatatttaCTGAGATGATATCTATAACTTCATACCAAAATTAACAAAGTTTCTCATAAATAAACATTATGGCCTCGCAGTATGGCAATATATATAACATGGtaagctaaaattaatttttaataattatttcattaaacattgctaaaaaaattccaagcaagtaaaacataattttaagttAATAGTTCGCCCGAGCACAAAcaataacttcaaaataaaaataaaatcattttttataattaaatgtgtaaattattatacattttcttttcaatcactAATTCAAAAGttctattttcatgtattttcagTATATACAGATTTGTAtactagtaatcaattaaatcaatctatgattttaagataattactaaaaatcaataaatttattataaataacaatatgtGATTAATAATAGTATGAAAAAtctgtatatatattataatgacatttaaattaaattctcaaTTCAATTGCCATCTGGATTTTATGTAAGAAAAAGGGAGTTGAAGTAGGAGCTTAGATTTTTATATTCACTTTCTGTCTATATATTTTTCCTCCACTGTGGGGAACACGTTGGATTAATAACCTATCTCCAAAGcttctaaattagaatagatTTTCTGCCACTTATACTAGCCAAAGTGTCCCAAATCTAACTAACCATAATCTGAAGTAGACAAATCGCTAGAGCACCTAGCTTTAGCTTGCGACAAGACTCAAATGGCAAATCCACAAATTACAGAACACGTGTACAACATTATCTAGGATCAGCTATTGTGTAACTTATTTCTTATCCTTAATTATCTCtagcaaatatttttcatcataGTAGCGCCAAATATAATCCATGGACCATGGTAATTATATATCATACATATGGTAAAATAAAAAGGggctatttaattttatgaaatttggtAGCCACAAAGAAAGGAATCCACACGTGGATGATCCTCTAGCACAAGCCGTATTGAAATCTTTTtaaaccaccaccaccaccttacCTTTAATCCACATTTCACAACTTACTACTAGAAGCAGCTCACTTAAAATTGTGCTTCCTATTCAGCACATTATTCTCCTTATTTCATTTGCAGTATATTATTAATCTGTTTGTGGTAAATTAGATTTATCTTTATTTCACCATGCTAGAAGGCAAGGCAGTGATTGGGGAGACAGACATGCTTCAAACCATGCAGCAGGATGCACTGAATTTGGCATCAAAAGCATTGGATTTCTTTGATGTCACAGAGGCCACTGACATAGCCCGCTTCATCAAGAAGGCAAGTAAATACTTACAAAGCCCTAGTGTTGTGAGTTCTTTGTTTGCTtactcttctttgcatacaTACATTAATTTTTGTGTGATGTTATTGTGGCAGGAATTTGATAGGACGCATGGACCTGGTTGGCAATGCATTGTAGGCACTGATTTTGGTTCGTTTGTAACTCATTGTTGTGGCTGCTTTATCTATTTCTGTATTGGCAGCTTGGCTATCTTGCTCTTTAGGGGTTCTCCTCCTCCATAGGTACAGGAAAATCACTTCTTAGCTTTAGAGGCAGCTAAAGTATATAttaatcttcattttcttttattcatatttatgtattactttttaaatgtaaaattgaaGATCTTAGATATTAGTTAATTGCCAATAATTTATAGAAATATTGAGAAAATTTCAGATGTATTATTTTTGGTGTTATAAGCTTGTCTCCTTGGTCTTATTGAGGATTCAAAAGACATGAGTGGAGAGTGAGCCAAAAGTTAATAGCTATGGATAAAACTATTGCCCCAAGTCTAACTTAACCGACCTCCAAATTAAACTCAAGGGAAAGAATAATCAATACATAAAGAGTAATTTGATCATATTGATGGGAGATACTTAACACATGATTTTTAGTCCCATTAGTTTCATGGTATTAGTTATGAGTTGATCATGAACAAACATTTCCATGTTAAGCGCATATAGGTCCAAATAAATTTGCGTAGCGGGCTTTAATAGCAGGACTTGAAAAAGTATGTTATGCTTTGAATATATATGACTTTCATTTTGGAAATTTTCTATGATTATGTGATGCAGTTTCTAAATAAAGGTAAATAGAGAAATACTAAAATAAGTAGATATAATATTCGTGTTTTACTCCAAGTGTATGTGCGAATAAACTGTCGCAAAATTAttgcatttaaattttaaatatataattatgttaaatatttatcaaaaaaatttgttgtaCATAATAATCTCATATATTTCTaatagaattataaaaaaaaagttactaattaaatagataattgaAATCAATAAATTTCTTTACTATTTAAATGTGTGAGACTAATGGAGGGATCCAATTTAACATAGGATGAATTTGTTGGATTATAATCgctcaatttaaattatgag
Above is a window of Glycine soja cultivar W05 chromosome 12, ASM419377v2, whole genome shotgun sequence DNA encoding:
- the LOC114377925 gene encoding dynein light chain 2, cytoplasmic, whose translation is MLEGKAVIGETDMLQTMQQDALNLASKALDFFDVTEATDIARFIKKEFDRTHGPGWQCIVGTDFGSFVTHCCGCFIYFCIGSLAILLFRGSPPP